One Bacteroidales bacterium genomic window carries:
- a CDS encoding glycosyltransferase family 4 protein: MKKVVVDIYSAKNRNVGVGEYSYRLGEALTARADILAEKGIKLVFMLPDNMINCFGNKVDYIGVNKFNRYYYRYIRKGVALFHSVHQFAFIRFMLGAKKSLLTLHDVNFMYEKSGKKLLKYKNKIGRRINFYDEIVYISQFVKDDVKRVYPDISTPSHIIYNGVADTSKSYPNEEVLPFEEGFLLHLSSLQPKKNPELLIRMMKYLPDERLVMVGNWSSSYGEYLKGVIKDLNLNNVIPLQHVSDALKATLYKRCKAFLFPSLCEGFGLPPIEAMHFGKPVFLSTLTSLPEVGGKLAYYWDELEPEKMAQSFKEGVEDWQKNGSVDDVKMWASKFSWDVCADAYVQLYISMLE; this comes from the coding sequence ATGAAAAAGGTTGTCGTTGATATATATTCTGCAAAGAACAGAAATGTTGGTGTAGGAGAGTACTCTTATCGTTTAGGCGAAGCATTAACGGCGAGAGCGGATATTCTTGCAGAGAAGGGGATAAAACTTGTTTTTATGCTTCCTGACAATATGATAAATTGTTTTGGCAATAAGGTTGATTATATAGGCGTAAATAAATTTAACAGGTATTATTATCGTTATATCCGTAAAGGAGTTGCCCTGTTTCATTCGGTACATCAGTTTGCATTTATTCGTTTTATGTTAGGGGCAAAAAAGAGCTTGCTAACACTACATGATGTGAATTTTATGTATGAAAAGAGCGGTAAAAAATTATTGAAGTATAAAAACAAAATAGGCCGTCGTATAAATTTTTACGATGAGATCGTATATATTTCACAATTTGTTAAAGATGATGTTAAGCGTGTATATCCCGATATAAGCACCCCTTCACATATTATATACAATGGTGTTGCAGATACTTCAAAAAGTTATCCTAATGAAGAGGTATTACCTTTTGAGGAGGGCTTTTTATTACACCTTTCGAGTTTGCAACCAAAGAAAAATCCTGAGTTGCTAATTCGTATGATGAAATACCTCCCGGATGAACGTTTGGTAATGGTTGGTAATTGGTCTTCGTCTTATGGGGAGTATTTGAAGGGAGTTATAAAGGATCTTAATCTAAATAATGTTATTCCTTTACAGCATGTCTCAGATGCATTAAAGGCAACTCTCTATAAAAGGTGCAAGGCCTTTCTGTTCCCATCGTTGTGCGAAGGTTTTGGACTACCACCTATTGAGGCTATGCACTTCGGAAAACCTGTTTTTCTTTCTACTCTTACTTCTCTTCCTGAAGTTGGCGGTAAGTTAGCCTATTATTGGGATGAGTTGGAACCTGAAAAAATGGCTCAATCTTTCAAGGAAGGAGTTGAAGATTGGCAAAAAAATGGTTCTGTTGATGATGTAAAGATGTGGGCTTCTAAATTTTCGTGGGATGTATGTGCTGATGCTTATGTGCAACTATATATAAGTATGCTTGAGTAG
- a CDS encoding glycosyltransferase, with amino-acid sequence MHDKKNIAFIHQDFPGGGAEIVTFDIARMLEPKDVKVYVFVHNLKEEKIPVNTTNINIIKLEHYKDKNNLHTLINEIKEKNIGLFVFPGDVYEVSLYADEIRQKTGCKSIFMLHSQPFWEYSIRKEIIKRDIKRSFSKRLEWYFLRSYKYLLGIKKAKVVKAYKECYDKVDIFGVLCESYGREIATAIGEVYENSKFRVLTNSLITPKSITEKKQKEIYYVGRLNYEFKRVDRLLKVWSVIEDKHPDWSLNIVGEGEESSNLKQIAKREGLKRVNFIGFTNNPKQYYDRASIVCMTSTYEGWGMVLMEAQANRCAVMAFDCSAGVREILSPSWENGVLIKPFDIDAYAKALSRLITDTDLREKIVMNGSESVKRFSLENTLQQWNSVFNELSIEE; translated from the coding sequence ATGCACGATAAAAAAAATATAGCCTTTATTCATCAAGATTTTCCGGGAGGAGGAGCTGAGATTGTAACATTTGATATAGCGAGGATGTTAGAGCCTAAAGATGTCAAGGTTTATGTATTTGTGCATAATTTAAAAGAGGAAAAGATTCCTGTAAATACTACAAATATTAATATAATAAAGTTAGAACATTACAAGGATAAGAATAATTTGCACACCCTAATAAATGAGATAAAAGAGAAAAATATTGGATTGTTTGTCTTTCCCGGTGATGTATATGAGGTATCTTTATATGCTGATGAGATACGACAAAAAACAGGTTGCAAATCAATATTTATGTTGCATAGTCAACCCTTTTGGGAGTATTCTATTAGAAAAGAGATAATAAAAAGAGATATTAAAAGATCATTCTCAAAAAGGTTAGAGTGGTATTTCTTACGTTCATATAAGTATCTATTAGGAATAAAAAAGGCTAAAGTGGTAAAGGCTTATAAGGAGTGCTATGATAAGGTAGATATATTTGGCGTTCTTTGTGAGAGTTATGGACGAGAAATAGCGACAGCAATAGGAGAAGTGTATGAAAATTCTAAATTTAGAGTTCTGACAAACTCATTGATTACTCCCAAATCGATAACCGAAAAGAAACAAAAAGAGATCTATTATGTTGGTCGTTTAAATTATGAGTTTAAACGTGTTGATAGGTTGTTAAAGGTGTGGAGTGTAATAGAGGATAAACACCCTGATTGGAGTTTAAATATTGTGGGAGAGGGAGAGGAATCTTCAAACTTGAAACAGATAGCAAAAAGAGAGGGATTAAAGAGGGTAAATTTTATAGGTTTTACTAATAATCCAAAACAATATTATGATAGAGCATCAATAGTATGTATGACCTCAACTTATGAAGGCTGGGGAATGGTGTTGATGGAGGCACAAGCAAACAGATGTGCTGTAATGGCTTTTGATTGTAGTGCTGGAGTGAGAGAGATATTATCACCCTCGTGGGAAAATGGAGTGTTGATTAAACCGTTTGATATTGATGCGTATGCTAAAGCCCTTTCTCGTTTAATTACCGATACTGATTTGCGTGAGAAAATTGTAATGAATGGAAGTGAATCGGTTAAAAGGTTTTCATTAGAGAATACTCTGCAACAGTGGAATAGTGTGTTTAATGAACTATCTATTGAAGAATAA
- a CDS encoding glycosyltransferase, which translates to MKLSEIKSIAFLHYIFPGGGAEMVTINLAKMLKTKGIKVYVFVYDLDETKIPEEASNIEIIRMSYPVDRRNIPDIINNIKEKDISLLVFPTDVYDVLLYADELRSKTDCKLLFMLHSLPFWDYYESKETKRYRTKGSILKQIEWYLLRSHKYTFGSKKRALKRVYRECYNKVDVFGTLCEEYARDVAKAIGVQYKNSKFRVLNNHIEINNQPVTPKQKEVCFIGRLSYWDKRPEHILRIWHLIEDRHPDWRLNILGTGPEREKLESLAKELKLNRVQFLGYVANPQQYYDRASIVCLTSNYEGWGMALMEAQSNQCAAIAFDCSAGVREILSPSWENGVLINSFNEKAYAEAMSRLMNDTELRDKVAKNGAVAVKRFSPENTLRQWECMLESLK; encoded by the coding sequence ATGAAGTTATCAGAGATAAAGAGTATTGCCTTTTTACACTACATATTTCCGGGTGGTGGAGCCGAAATGGTAACCATTAATCTTGCAAAGATGTTGAAGACAAAAGGGATAAAGGTGTATGTTTTTGTTTATGACCTTGATGAAACAAAGATTCCTGAGGAGGCTTCAAATATTGAAATAATAAGGATGTCGTATCCCGTTGATAGACGTAATATCCCCGATATAATAAATAATATAAAAGAGAAAGATATTTCGCTTTTAGTATTCCCTACTGATGTATATGATGTTTTACTGTATGCCGATGAGTTACGCAGTAAAACAGATTGTAAACTATTGTTTATGTTGCATAGTTTGCCTTTTTGGGACTATTATGAGAGTAAGGAGACTAAAAGATATAGAACTAAGGGTTCTATCCTAAAACAAATTGAATGGTACTTATTACGTTCTCATAAATATACTTTTGGTTCAAAGAAACGTGCCTTAAAAAGGGTATATAGGGAGTGTTACAATAAGGTTGATGTTTTTGGGACTCTATGTGAAGAATATGCAAGGGATGTAGCAAAGGCAATTGGAGTGCAATACAAAAACTCAAAATTCAGAGTTTTAAATAATCATATTGAGATTAATAACCAACCTGTAACCCCAAAGCAAAAAGAGGTTTGTTTTATTGGCAGATTGTCATATTGGGATAAACGTCCGGAGCATATTTTAAGGATATGGCACCTGATTGAAGATAGACATCCCGATTGGAGACTTAATATATTGGGAACTGGTCCCGAGAGAGAAAAGTTAGAGAGTTTAGCTAAAGAACTTAAACTCAATAGAGTTCAATTTTTAGGTTATGTGGCAAATCCTCAACAATATTACGATAGGGCGTCAATCGTTTGTCTGACATCCAATTATGAAGGCTGGGGAATGGCTTTAATGGAGGCACAATCAAATCAATGTGCAGCAATAGCATTTGATTGTAGTGCAGGAGTTAGAGAGATATTGTCTCCGTCATGGGAAAATGGGGTATTGATTAATTCTTTCAACGAAAAGGCTTATGCTGAGGCAATGTCGAGATTGATGAATGATACTGAATTGCGTGATAAGGTAGCAAAAAATGGTGCTGTTGCAGTAAAAAGATTCTCTCCTGAGAATACACTTAGGCAGTGGGAGTGTATGTTAGAAAGTTTAAAATAG
- a CDS encoding glycosyltransferase gives MPALAFIHEKFPFGGGEVVTVNVIQSLKKYGYRFVIFSPELKPDKLSAPLENVEYVTLHYKVEDTRNLNKIISEIEKYKIDIFISQGFKIPYLNDIRTKTLAKVVFVSHNAPFWESVYKKENGKHSASKSISKWLEWYLLRSIKFSVGLFDKKLRKTYLHIYNSVDAFGVLCDSYGCEFADTLKIDYHSSKFVTLTNAAYPDVDYKANKAKEICFVGRLSYADKRVDRLLKIWSLLENKYPDWILNIVGDGAEAVSLKRLSKEISLKRVNFVGHTKNPESYYDKAAIVCLTSTSEGWPMSLIEAQANGCVAIAFDVCAGINEILSPSWENGVLIKPFDIEEYANALSRLMSDDDLRNRIAENGRQHIAEFSEERTAQQWIEMINKLLQ, from the coding sequence ATGCCTGCATTAGCCTTTATTCATGAGAAATTCCCCTTTGGTGGCGGAGAGGTTGTAACAGTGAATGTTATACAATCTCTCAAAAAGTATGGATACAGGTTTGTTATATTTTCGCCTGAATTAAAACCAGATAAGTTATCAGCTCCTCTTGAAAATGTTGAATATGTAACTCTTCATTATAAGGTTGAAGATACAAGAAATCTCAATAAGATTATTTCGGAGATTGAAAAATATAAAATAGATATATTTATATCACAAGGTTTTAAAATACCATATCTAAATGATATAAGAACCAAAACCTTGGCAAAGGTTGTTTTTGTAAGTCACAATGCTCCATTTTGGGAATCGGTTTATAAAAAAGAGAATGGAAAACATTCTGCTTCAAAATCAATCTCTAAATGGTTGGAGTGGTATTTGCTTCGTTCAATAAAATTCAGTGTAGGGTTATTCGATAAAAAGTTAAGAAAAACCTATCTGCATATATACAATAGTGTTGATGCTTTTGGGGTGTTATGTGATAGCTACGGATGTGAATTTGCTGATACATTAAAAATTGATTACCACTCATCAAAGTTTGTAACTTTAACTAATGCTGCATATCCTGATGTAGATTATAAAGCGAATAAAGCAAAGGAGATCTGTTTTGTTGGTCGTCTCTCGTATGCTGATAAAAGAGTTGATAGACTCCTGAAAATTTGGAGTTTATTAGAAAATAAATATCCCGATTGGATATTGAATATAGTGGGTGATGGAGCAGAGGCGGTCTCTTTGAAGAGACTCTCAAAAGAGATAAGTTTGAAGAGAGTAAACTTTGTAGGTCATACAAAAAATCCTGAAAGTTATTATGATAAGGCTGCAATAGTATGTTTAACATCAACTTCTGAGGGTTGGCCAATGAGTTTAATTGAGGCTCAGGCAAATGGGTGCGTGGCAATTGCTTTTGATGTGTGTGCAGGTATAAATGAGATATTATCACCTTCGTGGGAGAATGGTGTATTGATTAAGCCATTTGATATTGAAGAGTACGCTAATGCTCTTTCTCGTTTAATGAGTGATGATGATTTGAGAAATAGAATTGCCGAAAATGGCAGACAACATATAGCGGAGTTCTCAGAAGAGAGGACAGCTCAACAATGGATAGAGATGATAAACAAATTATTGCAATGA
- a CDS encoding glycosyltransferase produces the protein MNIAFLHQDFPGGGTEMVTINVAALLESLGSKVYVFASNIHDNKISSIVKNITIIQLPYTFDDTRNITTFIEGIKRYEIGFLVFPGGVYDIIPFADIIRENTNCKCVYMSHSKPFWEYISMKEAVVAKVKRSFLKRIHWYLIRSHKYTFGIKKAKVCKIYKECYDKADIFGVLCESYGREIAKAIGVEYENSKFRVLTNHIEVKENFVKQKQKEVYFIGRLNYTAKRVDRLLKVWHLIEDKHPDWCLNILGDGEERQNLKNLVEKLNLKRVNFLGFVADPQPHYDRASIVCLTSTFEGWPMVQLEAQTNGCATIAFDCSAGIREILSPSWENGVLVKPFDINAYAAALSKLMSDEDLRDRIAQNGRNALIRFSPENTLMQWKNLIDELS, from the coding sequence ATGAACATAGCTTTCCTTCATCAAGATTTTCCGGGAGGTGGGACAGAAATGGTAACCATTAATGTTGCTGCTTTATTAGAAAGTTTGGGATCAAAGGTTTATGTATTTGCTTCAAATATACATGATAATAAAATATCATCAATAGTAAAAAATATTACCATAATTCAATTACCTTATACTTTTGACGATACAAGGAATATCACAACTTTCATAGAGGGAATAAAGAGATATGAGATAGGGTTTTTAGTCTTTCCGGGAGGGGTATATGATATTATTCCCTTTGCCGATATAATCAGAGAAAACACAAATTGCAAATGTGTATATATGTCTCATAGTAAGCCATTTTGGGAATATATATCAATGAAAGAGGCTGTTGTTGCCAAGGTAAAGAGGAGCTTTCTTAAACGGATACATTGGTACTTGATTCGCTCTCACAAATATACATTCGGTATTAAAAAGGCGAAAGTGTGTAAGATATATAAAGAGTGTTACGATAAAGCCGATATCTTTGGAGTTCTTTGTGAGAGTTATGGACGTGAGATAGCTAAAGCAATAGGAGTTGAGTATGAAAACTCAAAATTCAGAGTTCTAACTAATCATATAGAGGTAAAGGAGAATTTTGTAAAGCAAAAGCAGAAAGAGGTATATTTTATAGGGCGTCTGAATTATACTGCTAAACGTGTTGATAGATTGTTGAAAGTCTGGCATTTGATTGAAGATAAACACCCTGATTGGTGCTTGAATATATTAGGAGATGGAGAAGAGAGGCAGAACTTGAAAAATTTAGTAGAAAAATTGAATTTAAAAAGAGTAAACTTTTTAGGTTTTGTAGCAGATCCACAACCTCATTATGACAGAGCCTCAATAGTCTGTTTGACATCAACATTTGAAGGTTGGCCTATGGTGCAGTTAGAGGCTCAAACAAATGGATGTGCAACAATTGCATTTGATTGCAGTGCGGGGATAAGAGAGATATTATCACCTTCGTGGGAGAATGGAGTGTTGGTGAAACCTTTTGATATAAATGCCTATGCTGCTGCGTTATCAAAATTGATGAGTGATGAAGATTTGAGAGATAGAATTGCCCAAAATGGCAGGAATGCTCTTATTAGATTCTCTCCTGAGAACACACTTATGCAGTGGAAGAATTTAATAGATGAGTTATCATAA